In Salmo trutta unplaced genomic scaffold, fSalTru1.1, whole genome shotgun sequence, the genomic stretch ggtaaagaggggccagctgaaaggactggggtaaagaggggccagctgaaagggctggggtaaagaggggccagctgaaagggctggggtaaagaggggccagctgaaagggCTGGGGGAAAGAGGGGCCCGGGCCTAGTCAACACCAGTAATGCTACTCTGAGAGGAGGAAACGGGCCTAGTCAACACCAGTGATGCTACTCTGAGAGGAGGAAACGGGCCTAGTCAACACCAGTAATGCTACTCTGAGAGGAGGAAACGGGCCTAGTCAACACCAGTGATGCTACTCTGAGAGGAGGAAACGGGCCTAGTCAACACCAGTGATGCTACTCTGAGAGGAGGAAACGGGCCTAGTCAACACCAGTGATGCTACTCTGAGAGGAGGAAACGGGCCTAGTCAACACCAGTAATGCTACTCTGAGAGGAGGAAACGGGCCCAGTCAACACCAGTGATGCTACTCTGAGAGGAGGAAACGGGCCTAGTCAACACCAGTAATGCTACTCTGAGAGGAGGAAACGGGCCCAGTCAACACCAGTGATGCTACTCTGAGAGGAGGAAACGGGCCCAGTCAACACCAGTAATGCTACTCTGAGAGGAGGAAACGGGCCCAGTCAACACCAGTGATGCTACTCTGGAAGAGGAGGAAACGGGCCCAGTCAACACCAGTGATGCTACTCTGGAAGAGGAGGAAACGGGCCCAGTCAACACCAGTGATGCTACTCTGGAAGAGGAGGAAACGGGCCCAGTCAACACCAGTGATGCTACTCTGGAAGAGGAGGAAACGGGCCCAGTCAACACCAGTGATGCTACTCTGAAAGTGGAGGAAACGGGCCTGAGTGTACCAGAGGTTAAGAGTATCACTGTACCCTGCCATTCCATTTAcgaccctgtgcatgtgactaataaactaaTCTAATTAGCTACAGACATGTTTTATAATTACACGTGACTCGTTAATAATTCTAGAAGGTAGTTGATAGGAGTCTGCTGCTTGTCATAAATCAATCTGTGATGTCATTTATGTGCGCGTCAACAAAAAAGTCTTGAAATGTTTCCAAACCTCCACAATGTGTTGTTACAACCAGACAGCTGTAGTTTACTCTGAACGGACTCAATGATATCAATCAAATCACGTAACAAGAATAATATCATTGCATGGTATCATTTGTATCCACATTAAAATGAGTTAAAAAAGTGGCATCTCGACTCAACTACAGTGTAAAGTGCCAAGAACAGCTCTGTCCATGaaataacacagagagagaaagagagagagagagagagagagaagagagagagagagacagagagagagagagagagagagagagagagagagaggacagagagagagagagagacagagagagagagagaggacagagagagagagagagaggacagagaggacagagagacagacagagagagagagagagagagagagagagagggagagagagagacagagagagagagagagacagagacagagacagagacagagagagagagagagagagagaggacagacaccgTCCTGGTGTTTGTCCCAGATGCCATAACAGAAGCACCTACCGTTCTCTAAGGGCTGAGTGACTGTGAATCTGGTCAAACCCAAAACTACAGTCAGGAGTTCACAGTAAGATTCAATAATTGCAGGTAGCTCGATGGCTACTGTGCAAAATAAGAACCGCTTGCCGCTAGCTTTGGCAAATACTGCAAGATCATTTCCTAACTGGTATCACCGCCCAGCTTGTTGAGCGTTAAATCCTTTTTCCTCCCTTCCTCAATGTAACAATAACCACCACTATGCATCTAGCTGGGTTGTTCACGGGCTGCCTTCAGAAGTACTCTGTCCGTCCCCATCCGAAAGCGCTACCGGGGGGAAAGAAATAATCTGCAGCCACACAGCACCGAATAAAACGACGTGATGCGGCTTCCACGGTGACGTCAACGCCCGTTTCTATTTATAGCGCGAGGCGTAGCTACGGTTTCAttcagaaaaaaaacaaggtGGTTCAGCCCGCGAGCGGAGAGGTTATACCGGCACGCCCGGTTGCCGACATTGATGACGTTTTGTCGCGCAGTGAGAGTCGAGTGGAGACAAACGGATTCGGTTCAGTCAGTCTTTCTGATTCCCAGTTATCTGATTTGTGTTTATGTCTAGAAATGtcagtgatcatttgaaacgtGTCTGCCGAAGTTGGGACGTGGGAGAGTTCAGGATCATTCCGTTATATCGGAGTAatagtattatttatttattttctacaaACATGTCTCTTTAGATCGATATTAATGCCATAGTTGTACATTGAATGTGCTTTATCTTTCACCCCGgcctgatattggctacactaCATCCAGCTCCTTCCATCTCCAGCGGGAGCGATGACACTGATGTGGCCCAGgatgcatcacatccggccgtgataggagtcccataaggcggcgcacatttggcccaggatgcatcacatccggccgtgataggagtcccatagggcggcgcacatttggcccaggacgcatcacatccggccgtgataggagtcccatagggcggcgcacatgtggcccagcgtcgtccaggtttggcccaggtcgtccaggtttggcccaGGTCGTcccggtttggccggggtaggccgtgattgtaaataagaatttgtttgttaactgacttgcctagttaaattaaggttaaataaataaaaaaatgtgatgTCGGTTTGCAGCACAAACTCTCCCCATTGAGCAGTGTCTGTATCACCGTGACTCCCCGACGGTTACGTATCGTGTAGGCTGCTATCCTACCTGTAATAAAATCAAGAGGGATGGAACTAATTCAAGATGGTGGCCAATACTACAAGTTATTTCTCCCTCGCCCTTCGAAATAAACATCACTTTCTTTTATAAAGTTTGAACTAGTGTCATGCTGCTTCTGCTGCTAAACTTTACCGGAAAGGGTTTATCAGGACGACTGGCTGAACCGAATCCATTTGTCTCCACACACGCTCACACTCGACCCTTTTACGCTGCGCAACATCCGTCATCCATGTTGGCACCGGGCTGTGGTGCCATGTGGGCACCGGGCTGTGGTGCCATGTGGGCACCGGGCTGTGGTGCCATGTGGGCACCGGGCTGTGGGGCCATGTGGGCACCGGGCTGTGGGGCCATGTGGGCACCGGGCTGTGGGGCCATGTGGGCACCGGACTGTGGTGCCATGTGGGCACCGGGCTGTGGT encodes the following:
- the LOC115189566 gene encoding small proline-rich protein 3-like, whose product is MAPQPGAHMAPQPGAHMAPQPGAHMAPQPGAHMAPQPGAHMAPQPGAHMAPQPGAHMAPQPGAHMAPQSGAHMAPQPGAHMAPQPGAHMAPQPGAHMAPQPGAHMAPQPGAHMAPQPGANMDDGCCAA